A DNA window from Hevea brasiliensis isolate MT/VB/25A 57/8 chromosome 2, ASM3005281v1, whole genome shotgun sequence contains the following coding sequences:
- the LOC110661026 gene encoding mechanosensitive ion channel protein 5 — translation MESLRMSLKAYQSQVKQQNHPEGENQALLNDHNHHHMAQSSDSDAQKEEIVVKIDADNASGKETAASKSSSESSSSNFAGSSKKLKVSFGDVLTEAVRQRNKDLLDQEGRCLSLSASFGSKSWRSAVNKTKSRLIDPPEERYQTTETAGYGGDSEEDRDNHHEENDSEDIPEEYKKMNFSALTILQRLILVLVTATLVCSLSIPVIRRQTLWDLPLWKWEIMVLALICGHLVSGWGIKVAVIIFERNFVLRKRVLYFVYGLRKSVQNFLWLGIVLLVWHWIFDKKVEETRNKILQYVTKILICLLVGTFIWLLKTLIVKVLASSFHVNTFFERIQEALFNQYVIETLCGPPLFESQSIEEDDDDDKGASPSDLNAPLLAKSGGGKLKKCPTVGKRPRYSRQTSRKKDEEIPIDRLHKLNHKNISAWNMRRMINIVRHGTLSTLDEQILNSNIEDESLFHIRSENQAKEAAKKIFLKVAKTGSQYIFLDDLMRFMAKEEALRAMHLFGATSESEGISKLSLNSWLVNAFRERRALALSLNDTKTSVDDLHNMLNILVAIIVTIIWLLILGVNITHFLVFISSQLLLVAFIFGDSCKTTFEAIIFLFVMHPFDVGDRCEVDGVQMVVEEMNILTTVFLRYDKQKITYPNFVLATKPIGNFYRSPDMDEIIDFCIHISTPMEKIAIMKERIKEYIEGDKDHWHPSPKIILKDVEDMNKINMSLWVTHKLNFQQMGERLNGRTLLIEQMIKVFKDLNIENRLLPLDVNVRNFQPLVSDRLPSNWTN, via the exons ATGGAGTCTTTGAGAATGTCCCTGAAAGCTTATCAGTCTCAGGTAAAGCAACAAAATCACCCAGAAGGAGAAAATCAAGCTCTCTTGAACGACCACAACCATCATCACATGGCGCAGTCCTCTGACTCTGATGCTCAGAAAGAAGAAATAGTTGTCAAGATTGACGCCGATAATGCTTCTGGCAAAGAAACTGCTGCTTCTAAATCTAGCAGTGAAAGTTCAAGCAGTAATTTTGCAGGTTCATCAAAGAAACTTAAAGTATCATTTGGAGATGTACTAACCGAAGCTGTTCGGCAAAGAAACAAGGACTTGCTAGACCAGGAAGGTCGTTGTCTGTCTTTAAGTGCTTCTTTTGGGAGCAAGTCATGGAGGTCAGCCGTGAACAAGACAAAATCTAGATTGATAGACCCACCGGAGGAAAGATATCAAACAACTGAGACAGCAGGCTATGGTGGAGATTCTGAGGAAGATCGGGACAACCATCATGAAGAAAATGACTCCGAAGACATCCCAGAAGAATACAAGAAAATGAACTTCAGTGCATTGACAATTTTGCAACGGCTGATTCTTGTTTTAGTCACAGCAACCTTAGTTTGTAGCCTTTCTATTCCAGTAATAAGGAGGCAAACATTGTGGGATCTTCCACTATGGAAATGGGAGATAATGGTTTTGGCATTAATCTGTGGCCATTTAGTCTCCGGTTGGGGAATCAAGGTGGCCGTGATCATCTTTGAACGTAATTTCGTTTTGCGAAAACGGGTATTGTATTTTGTTTATGGATTGAGGAAGTCTGTTCAGAATTTCCTCTGGTTAGGTATAGTCTTGCTTGTTTGGCACTGGATTTTCGATAAAAAGGTTGAGGAGACTAGGAATAAGATCTTGCAGTATGTGACCAAGATCTTGATATGTTTATTGGTAGGAACATTTATATGGCTCTTGAAAACTCTAATTGTCAAGGTTCTTGCTTCATCCTTCCATGTTAACACGTTCTTTGAAAGAATCCAGGAGGCTCTATTCAATCAATATGTAATAGAGACACTCTGTGGTCCACCATTGTTTGAAAGTCAGAGCatagaagaagatgatgatgatgataaagGGGCTAGTCCTAGTGACCTCAATGCACCTCTTCTTGCCAAAAGTGGGGGTGGAAAACTAAAAAAGTGCCCTACTGTTGGGAAGAGGCCCAGATACTCAAGGCAAACTTCTAGGAAGAAGGATGAGGAAATTCCAATTGACCGCCTGCATAAGCTAAATCATAAGAATATATCAGCTTGGAATATGAGGAGGATGATCAATATTGTTCGCCATGGTACCCTGTCTACTTTGGATGAGCAGATACTTAATTCAAACATTGAAGACGAGTCTTTATTTCATATCAGAAGTGAAAACCAAGCGAAAGAGGCAGCCAAAAAGATATTCCTCAAGGTGGCAAAGACAGGATCCCA ATACATTTTCCTTGATGATTTGATGCGATTTATGGCTAAAGAAGAAGCATTGAGGGCAATGCATCTCTTTGGAGCAACAAGTGAAAGTGAAGGAATAAGCAAGTTATCTCTTAACAGTTGGCTG GTTAATGCATTTAGAGAGCGACGGGCACTCGCATTATCTCTCAACGATACAAAAACTTCTGTGGATGACCTTCACAATATGTTGAACATCCTTGTAGCTATCATCGTTACAATAATCTGGCTCTTGATACTTGGAGTTAATATCACTCACTTCCTTGTCTTCATAAGCTCCCAGCTTCTGCTTGTGGCTTTCATCTTCGGGGATAGCTGCAAGACAACATTTGAAGCAATCATATTCTTATTTGTAATGCACCCATTCGATGTGGGTGATCGTTGTGAAGTGGATGGAGTTCAG ATGGTGGTTGAAGAGATGAATATATTAACTACAGTTTTCCTGAGGTATGATAAGCAAAAGATCACGTACCCCAATTTTGTTCTAGCTACCAAACCAATCGGCAACTTCTATCGCAGTCCAGATATGGATGAGATAATCGATTTCTGCATTCACATCTCCACTCCAATGGAGAAGATTGCTATAATGAAAGAAAGAATTAAAGA GTATATTGAAGGCGACAAAGACCACTGGCATCCCAGTCCCAAGATAATCTTGAAGGATGTAGAGGACATGAACAAAATCAACATGTCATTGTGGGTTACACATAAATTGAACTTTCAGCAGATGGGGGAGAGATTGAATGGAAGAACACTTCTGATAGAACAAATGATCAAGGTGTTCAAAGACCTTAACATTGAGAATCGCCTGCTCCCTCTGGATGTGAATGTACGAAATTTCCAGCCTTTGGTTTCAGATAGGCTTCCCTCAAATTGGACCAACTAA
- the LOC110661025 gene encoding pentatricopeptide repeat-containing protein At5g40410, mitochondrial, which yields MMVFSRKTSQCLLLSKFMSSVRAFCSTFSSKSSPHFHTCSNSDSFVSALIVSIRSCTSFSYCQLLHCMAIKSLSYDHGFIGDQIVSTYVSLGCIEDAKNLFDELPDKDLVSWNSLISGFSRVGDFGNCLKAFSRMRFETDMKPNDVTLIPLISACTDTAVLDVGKYVHGFAMKLGILLEVKVVNALINLYGKSGYTDAACLLFDEMPLQNSVSWNSVIAVLVQMGLAEEGMRYFIMMRKAAIVADQATLVTLLQACENLGVRKLVAAIHGYIFSCGLNMNLAIATSLLKLYANLGILSASQKVFGEMTKPDAVAWSAMLAGYAAHGCGKEAIELFELMVREGVVLDHVTFTHLLSACSHSGLVKEGKYYFKIMSKVYGVEPRLDHYSCMVDLLGRSGLLDDAYKLVKSMPKESNSAVWGALIGACRVYGNVELGKEVAEQLIALDPSDSRNYIMLSNIYAAAGQWKNASKVRALMKEKNLIRNPGCSYIEHGNRIRRFVTGDQSHPETKQIYKKLEELIGKIRNAGHVSKTEFVLHDVGEDVKEDLINKHSEKLAIAFGLLVTNANMPLIITKNLRICGDCHSCAKFVSLIERRTIIIRDRKRFHHFANGSCSCGDYW from the coding sequence ATGATGGTATTTTCTCGAAAAACTTCGCAATGTTTGCTTTTATCCAAGTTTATGAGCTCAGTAAGGGCTTTTTGCAGTACTTTTTCTTCCAAATCCTCCCCCCATTTTCATACATGTTCAAATTCAGATTCCTTCGTGTCAGCTCTTATTGTTTCAATAAGGTCTTGTACTTCGTTCTCTTATTGCCAGTTACTTCATTGCATGGCAATCAAATCTTTAAGTTACGATCATGGTTTTATTGGTGATCAAATAGTGTCTACTTATGTTAGTTTGGGATGCATAGAAGATGCGAAGAATTTGTTCGATGAATTGCCTGACAAGGACTTGGTCTCTTGGAATTCTCTGATTTCTGGGTTTTCACGTGTAGGAGATTTTGGTAATTGCTTGAAAGCATTTTCCAGGATGAGATTTGAAACAGACATGAAACCCAATGATGTTACACTTATACCTTTAATTTCAGCTTGTACTGATACTGCAGTTCTTGATGTGGGCAAGTATGTTCACGGGTTTGCAATGAAATTAGGTATTCTTTTGGAGGTGAAAGTTGTTAACGCTCTTATTAATTTGTACGGAAAGTCTGGGTATACGGATGCAGCTTGTCTATTATTCGACGAAATGCCATTGCAGAATTCTGTATCATGGAATTCGGTCATTGCAGTTCTTGTTCAAATGGGATTGGCTGAGGAAGGAATGAGATATTTTATTATGATGAGAAAGGCGGCAATTGTGGCTGATCAGGCCACTCTAGTGACCTTGCTTCAAGCCTGTGAAAATCTAGGTGTAAGGAAACTGGTAGCGGCTATTCATGGTTACATCTTCAGCTGTGGTCTTAATATGAACTTAGCTATAGCAACTTCATTGCTAAAGTTATATGCCAACTTGGGTATATTAAGTGCTTCTCAGAAGGTCTTTGGAGAGATGACTAAGCCTGATGCAGTGGCATGGAGTGCCATGCTTGCAGGCTATGCAGCACATGGTTGTGGGAAAGAAGCAATAGAACTTTTTGAACTCATGGTTAGAGAAGGCGTGGTGCTTGATCATGTTACATTCACTCACTTGTTAAGTGCTTGTAGTCATTCAGGGCTAGTGAAGGAGGGAAAATATTACTTCAAGATTATGTCTAAAGTTTATGGAGTTGAGCCAAGGTTGGATCACTATTCATGCATGGTTGATCTTCTAGGTCGCTCTGGACTTTTAGATGATGCTTATAAGCTTGTCAAAAGCATGCCAAAAGAGTCAAATTCTGCTGTGTGGGGAGCTCTTATTGGCGCTTGTAGGGTCTATGGTAATGTTGAACTTGGGAAAGAAGTTGCAGAGCAATTGATTGCTTTAGACCCATCAGACTCTAGAAACTACATCATGTTATCAAATATATATGCTGCAGCTGGTCAATGGAAAAATGCTTCAAAGGTGAGGGCATTGATGAAGGAAAAAAATCTCATCAGAAATCCTGGATGTAGTTATATAGAACATGGAAATAGAATTCGACGCTTTGTAACGGGTGATCAATCTCACCCTGAGACAAAGCAAATATATAAAAAGTTGGAAGAGCTTATTGGGAAGATTAGAAATGCTGGACATGTATCAAAAACAGAATTTGTTCTGCATGATGTTGGTGAGGATGTGAAAGAGGATCTGATCAATAAGCATAGTGAGAAGTTAGCCATTGCATTTGGACTTTTGGTGACTAATGCTAACATGCCATTAATTATAACAAAGAACCTCAGAATATGTGGTGACTGTCACAGCTGTGCAAAGTTTGTATCACTGATAGAGAGGCGTACAATAATAATTCGGGATAGGAAGCGGTTTCACCATTTTGCCAATGGATCATGTTCATGTGGGGATTACTGGTAA